In Streptomyces sp. NBC_01408, one DNA window encodes the following:
- a CDS encoding Txe/YoeB family addiction module toxin, with product MRLVFEDQGWEDYTSWLKNDRKMLARINKLIEDVRRDPFSGIGKPEPLKYHLPGAWSRRIDDEHRLVYLVTDKVIVILAARYRY from the coding sequence GTGAGGCTTGTCTTCGAGGATCAGGGCTGGGAGGACTACACGTCCTGGCTCAAGAACGACCGCAAGATGCTCGCCCGGATCAACAAGCTCATCGAGGACGTCAGGCGTGACCCGTTCTCGGGCATCGGCAAGCCCGAGCCGCTGAAGTATCACTTGCCGGGGGCTTGGTCGCGACGGATCGACGATGAGCACCGCCTTGTCTACCTGGTTACGGACAAGGTGATCGTCATCCTCGCAGCCCGATACCGCTACTGA
- a CDS encoding type II toxin-antitoxin system Phd/YefM family antitoxin, whose product MSITASEARKALFPLIKQVNDNHEAIEIVSKHGNAVLVSAEDYAALREGSYLLRSPANARRLLKAYENALAHVNVSERELIDPDSADAGAGAA is encoded by the coding sequence ATGTCCATAACCGCGAGCGAAGCCCGCAAGGCTCTCTTTCCGCTGATCAAGCAGGTCAACGACAATCACGAGGCGATCGAGATCGTCTCCAAGCACGGGAACGCCGTGCTCGTCTCTGCCGAGGACTACGCAGCACTGCGCGAGGGTTCGTACCTGCTGCGCTCGCCGGCAAACGCCCGGCGGCTGCTCAAGGCGTACGAGAACGCCCTGGCCCACGTCAATGTGTCGGAGCGGGAGCTGATCGATCCGGACTCGGCGGACGCTGGTGCGGGTGCCGCGTGA